One part of the Deltaproteobacteria bacterium genome encodes these proteins:
- a CDS encoding sugar nucleotide-binding protein, with the protein MSQEELTALILGSDGEIGGALATALEDSGASVITTSKKLDPNNPNLKRLDLEHPQRFQLNQKVDVAYMCAGMTKLAECQAQPGLSWEVNVKSQIRLIRELYAQGTFIVYFSSHLIFDGTIAHVKPDHRQRPHCRFAEQKVAVEEHLSKLDCGYSVIRLSNALGPRSPLLCKWANALQNGENIEAINDMFIAPVATDQIVQAAILIGKERKEGVYQLSGDTDVPFDRVAVELAEQLGVSSSLVRSVPADDASWEIVARPENTTLDTSRARRELDFRPLAWSEVLGHFVEANRLRSEMPYSSIADES; encoded by the coding sequence GTGAGCCAAGAAGAATTAACGGCTTTAATTCTAGGAAGCGACGGTGAAATCGGCGGCGCACTCGCAACGGCACTCGAAGACTCAGGTGCCTCCGTCATCACCACGTCTAAAAAACTCGACCCCAACAATCCCAATTTGAAGCGACTCGACCTAGAGCACCCACAGAGATTCCAGCTCAATCAAAAAGTTGATGTGGCTTATATGTGTGCGGGTATGACCAAGCTTGCCGAGTGCCAAGCACAACCTGGACTTTCATGGGAAGTGAACGTCAAAAGCCAGATTCGTCTGATTCGTGAACTTTATGCTCAGGGAACTTTCATTGTTTACTTCTCATCGCACCTGATTTTTGATGGAACCATTGCACATGTAAAGCCTGACCATCGACAACGACCCCATTGCCGGTTTGCAGAACAAAAGGTCGCCGTTGAAGAGCACCTCAGCAAGCTGGATTGCGGGTACAGTGTCATCCGATTATCGAATGCACTTGGACCGCGCTCACCTCTCTTATGCAAGTGGGCCAACGCATTGCAAAACGGTGAGAACATCGAAGCGATAAACGATATGTTCATTGCGCCCGTGGCGACGGACCAAATTGTTCAAGCCGCAATCCTGATTGGGAAAGAGCGTAAAGAGGGAGTCTATCAACTCTCTGGTGATACAGATGTCCCTTTTGACCGTGTTGCCGTTGAACTTGCGGAACAGCTTGGCGTTTCATCAAGCTTGGTGCGCTCAGTTCCTGCTGACGACGCGAGCTGGGAAATTGTCGCACGCCCGGAAAACACGACGCTCGATACAAGCCGAGCGCGTCGTGAACTCGACTTTCGACCACTTGCTTGGTCTGAGGTACTTGGACACTTCGTAGAAGCCAATCGGCTAAGAAGCGAGATGCCTTACTCCTCGATTGCAGACGAAAGCTAA
- a CDS encoding Gfo/Idh/MocA family oxidoreductase, translating to MLKFALVGCGRIAKRHSDLLGHGEIAGAQLVAVCDLDADRAKVIAGKFDVPHFTDMHEMMQKVEPDVVSVLTDSGSHADVVVSLAAYGKHIVVEKPIALTLDDVDRMITTCDRNGVKLFVVQQNRFNVPVVKLREALDEGRFGKLVMGTVRVRWCRTQEYYDQDKWRGTWERDGGVISNQAIHHVDLLSWMMGDVESVFAKSSTALVDIETEDTAAVIVRFRNGALGIIEATTATRPKDLEGSISVLGEKGTVEIGGFAVNEMKVWNFTEAQDSDAETLEKYSVNPPNVYGFGHKAYYDHVVDCVVNKKQQLVDGLEGRKGLELISAIYESVETGQEVFLRFQPKRCRLGLSANK from the coding sequence ATGCTTAAGTTTGCTTTGGTTGGCTGTGGAAGAATAGCCAAGCGACATTCAGATCTTCTGGGTCACGGCGAAATAGCCGGTGCACAGCTCGTAGCAGTATGTGACCTGGATGCCGACCGTGCAAAAGTTATCGCCGGAAAATTTGATGTACCGCATTTCACAGACATGCATGAGATGATGCAGAAAGTAGAACCTGATGTGGTCAGTGTCCTCACTGATAGCGGGTCTCATGCGGATGTTGTGGTTTCACTTGCGGCTTACGGAAAGCACATTGTGGTTGAGAAACCCATCGCGCTTACTTTAGACGATGTTGACCGGATGATTACGACTTGTGATCGCAATGGCGTGAAGCTTTTTGTGGTTCAGCAAAACCGGTTCAACGTACCTGTGGTAAAATTAAGAGAAGCTCTTGATGAAGGTAGATTCGGAAAGTTGGTGATGGGAACTGTTCGTGTTCGCTGGTGCCGTACTCAAGAGTATTACGACCAAGACAAGTGGCGCGGAACCTGGGAGCGGGACGGTGGCGTGATTTCGAACCAGGCGATTCACCATGTTGATCTCTTAAGCTGGATGATGGGTGATGTAGAGAGTGTTTTTGCAAAAAGCTCTACAGCTCTGGTTGATATTGAAACCGAAGATACGGCAGCCGTTATAGTGCGTTTTCGCAATGGCGCTCTCGGGATTATCGAGGCCACTACGGCGACAAGACCAAAGGATTTGGAAGGCTCAATTTCTGTTTTGGGAGAAAAAGGAACCGTAGAGATTGGTGGGTTCGCTGTAAACGAAATGAAGGTTTGGAATTTCACCGAAGCTCAGGACAGTGATGCCGAGACGCTGGAGAAATACTCGGTCAATCCACCGAATGTTTATGGATTTGGGCACAAGGCTTACTACGACCACGTCGTTGATTGCGTGGTGAATAAGAAGCAGCAACTGGTTGACGGCCTTGAGGGGCGTAAAGGTCTAGAGTTGATCTCTGCGATTTACGAGAGTGTGGAAACTGGGCAGGAAGTGTTCTTACGCTTTCAGCCCAAGCGTTGCCGCTTGGGCCTTTCGGCAAACAAGTGA
- a CDS encoding insulinase family protein translates to MSNHQAHAAQDAWPPMPQPGPAPEFSPPSYVKFQLSNGIPVTFIPAGKVPITHLQVNAYSGYAQEDATKRGLAMFASRMPLEGTAERSGIEISEALQTLASSIQVYADLEYSAAALNALDDKLDATLAILADVLQEPAFNQADVDRVRKNLQNSIFTEKDNLRQTADKVFRSVLFGDSYLGQWQRGTHESIEGITRDDLQKWHQAVWQPKNIGITIVSGMSEDVIKASLEKSLGAWESTSTPLAELTLTPKTAHEGVKVYWVQKDGASQSVISIGNTAPAFDPAHSTATQVGNKVLGGQFTSRINMNLREDKGYTYGARSGVTNQRLAGYYRASASVKANTTALSIVEFLKELNQITGEKPITEQEFKNATSSMLQGFPAYFEKSSGILNRYASVDAYKRPADWLQNYHTRVSGVPMTQAQSELKALIDVKNLIVVVVGDWKIAGSDVAALNLGTVVYLDHNGNAVTP, encoded by the coding sequence ATGTCTAATCATCAAGCCCATGCCGCCCAGGATGCTTGGCCACCTATGCCTCAACCTGGTCCTGCACCAGAGTTCTCGCCACCATCCTATGTGAAGTTTCAACTCAGTAATGGCATACCTGTTACGTTTATTCCGGCAGGCAAAGTTCCAATCACCCATCTTCAGGTGAACGCCTACTCTGGTTATGCTCAAGAAGACGCGACCAAGCGCGGGCTCGCTATGTTTGCTTCGCGCATGCCATTAGAAGGTACCGCAGAGCGTAGTGGGATTGAGATCAGTGAAGCCTTGCAAACATTGGCCTCAAGTATCCAAGTTTATGCGGACCTAGAGTATTCAGCTGCCGCGCTGAATGCACTGGACGATAAGCTTGACGCAACCCTCGCTATCCTCGCGGATGTTCTACAAGAGCCGGCATTCAATCAAGCTGACGTAGACCGTGTTCGTAAAAACTTACAGAACTCTATTTTCACAGAGAAAGACAATCTTCGACAAACTGCTGACAAGGTCTTTCGAAGCGTCCTATTTGGAGACTCTTACCTAGGCCAATGGCAACGCGGTACCCACGAAAGTATTGAAGGCATTACGCGCGATGACCTACAAAAATGGCATCAAGCAGTGTGGCAGCCCAAGAACATCGGAATCACCATCGTCAGCGGAATGAGCGAAGATGTAATAAAAGCGTCATTGGAAAAATCCTTGGGGGCTTGGGAATCAACATCGACGCCTCTGGCGGAACTGACACTCACCCCCAAAACTGCCCATGAGGGTGTGAAGGTCTACTGGGTACAAAAAGATGGGGCCAGCCAATCCGTTATATCCATTGGCAACACCGCTCCAGCCTTCGACCCGGCTCACTCAACCGCCACACAAGTTGGTAACAAAGTACTCGGTGGTCAGTTCACGAGCCGAATCAATATGAATCTGCGTGAAGACAAAGGCTATACCTATGGTGCACGTTCAGGCGTTACCAATCAGAGACTTGCTGGATACTACCGTGCCAGTGCTTCTGTAAAAGCCAATACCACGGCTCTTTCCATCGTTGAGTTTCTCAAGGAGCTTAACCAAATCACAGGTGAGAAGCCTATTACGGAGCAAGAGTTTAAGAATGCCACCAGCAGTATGCTTCAAGGATTTCCCGCCTACTTCGAAAAGTCGTCGGGAATACTCAATCGGTATGCAAGTGTGGACGCATACAAACGTCCGGCAGATTGGCTACAAAACTACCACACTCGTGTTTCAGGTGTTCCTATGACTCAAGCGCAAAGTGAACTCAAGGCACTGATAGATGTGAAAAATCTTATCGTTGTGGTGGTGGGAGATTGGAAGATTGCAGGAAGCGATGTAGCTGCCCTTAATCTGGGAACCGTGGTCTATCTCGACCACAATGGCAATGCCGTTACACCTTGA